Genomic segment of Gemmatimonadaceae bacterium:
ATCGAGGTGTGCTTGTGAACGAGTATCTCCAGACGAGCGCCGAAGGTGTATTCGCGGCGGGAGACATAGTGCGGTGGCGGGACCCGCACTCGGGGCAACGCATTCGTGTCGAGCATTGGGTTGTTGCCGAGCGTCAGGGGCAAAACGCGGCGCGGAACATTCTCGGTCAGAGAGTGCGCTTTGATGACGTTCCATTTTTCTGGAGCAACCACTACGACGTCGCGATAGGCTACACCGGGCACGCCGAAAAGTGGGATGCAATCGAGGTTGAAGGCAGCATCTCCGGTCAGGATTGCGCCGTCAGATTCCGACGCGCCGGAAAGACGATTGCGATCGCAACGATGGGCCGGGACCGTGAGAATCTGGAAGCCGAGCGTGCCATGGAGCTCGCTCTGGCGTGAGGCGGAGGTCAGAGAGGCCTGCACTTCGAGGAATCGACAGCCTCGCTCCACCACGCTCGCAGCTGGTCGGCATCCCCCTGCTCCCAGTTTTCCGGGACAGGAATCAATCTTCGCTTTTCGCCTCGTTCGCTCTCGAAGCACAGCCAGCCGCCTTCATATCCAGGCGCGACAACCGAGCGCGCTCTCTGGGGATGCCTGCGCCGATCGGGGACAGCCCTGCGGTCGCCTCCGGAATAGCTGGCATTCTTCACCTCCCGCCTGGTTTCGTGTCTCCTTTCCGCGGAGCTCGGGCTCACAAACCAGACTCCCATTTCTGACCGCTCTCATCACTGAATTCCCGGTAGCTCATTCTCACGTCCCGATTCGAACGGTTGTTTACACCGATTAAGTTGGCAAGTTGAGAGCCGCGACGGGGCGTTTTTCGGCGGAATTTGCACACCGTTACTGAAGTGCAAAGGGGTCGAATTTCGGCGGATTTTGCACGCCTTTGCCGAAGTGCCAAGGGGTCGATCGCTACCCTGGTTATGCTATGCTTTAACTTCGAAGCAGCAGCTCGGATCTGATCCCGCGACACAGCAGCTTCTCACTCCCATCGCGAGATATTCCGCGAGCAGGCTTTCGAGAATCTTGCATGCGGCTGCATGCTCCGAGGTCAGTGCGGCCAGCGGGCATGCCCTGCTGCGAATCACCATATGCCCGTTCAGGCGCCGAACCTCAGCGAGCCCGCCGAAGCCTCGAAGAAGCTGTGCGGCGGCTTCCACGCGCGCACGTTTTGTTCCGTCAGGATGAGGATAGCGTCGCCCGAGCGTTCTTCCTGTTTCCCGCATCCACGATCCGAGCTGTCGCGCTGAGCACTGTCCTTCGGCAACGCGGAGGAATTGAGAGAGAACCGGCAGGTAGATCGTCGAGAACTGGATCTCACCGTCGAGCGTGATGGAGTACAGTGCGGACGGCTTGCTCGCCGTGGGACGGCTACCCGTGCGAGCCGCGAGCTTCCAATCCTGGAGCTTGCGCAGCTGGTTCCGAATCGCGTTCGGAGTCAATCGAAGCGCCGCGGCAAGCTCTTCCACTGTCTTAGGCCCATCTCTGAGCTGCGCGAGCACCTTGCCGGCGGGGCTGCTGAATCGGACTAGTGTTGCCATTTATCGCTGATTTTGGTGAGCCAGACACTCGTGCTTCAGGGATTGTCCTGTCTAAACGTTCAAGAACCGCACCCTGTTGACGTCGTGCTGCGGGCGCTCGGCAAACATGCGAACGTGCGGCTCGAGATAATGCGAAAGGGGGGACTCGAACCCCCTTTCGCATCGATCTCCTGTGACACAACACTCTCCTACTCGACCCGCTCCGAGAAGCTCGGACGGAGCGGGTCGTGGCCTCTTCTTCTGACAGGGCTTCCGAGGGATCTCCGCGGCCCGAGCTACTGGCAGGGGTTTGGTGACGGGCCCGCATTAACGAGGACGTCGTGTGCAAGGATTCTCGCCACCCCGCCTTTGGACGTCGCCGTAATAGTATTTCGATAAGTCC
This window contains:
- a CDS encoding ArsR family transcriptional regulator, giving the protein MATLVRFSSPAGKVLAQLRDGPKTVEELAAALRLTPNAIRNQLRKLQDWKLAARTGSRPTASKPSALYSITLDGEIQFSTIYLPVLSQFLRVAEGQCSARQLGSWMRETGRTLGRRYPHPDGTKRARVEAAAQLLRGFGGLAEVRRLNGHMVIRSRACPLAALTSEHAAACKILESLLAEYLAMGVRSCCVAGSDPSCCFEVKA